A segment of the Agarivorans albus genome:
TTGAACGAAAAGGGCATGGTGCCAATTAGCGACGAAGAAGTCACTCAAGATGATGTAGATAACGCGATTCATACGGCTAAGTCAGTAAAATTGCCAGATGAGCACCGTATTCTACATGTATTGCCACAAGAGTTTGCCATCGACTTCCAAGAAGGAATTAAAAATCCGATTGGTTTGTCTGGTGTTCGTATGGAAGCAAAAGTGCATTTAATTGCTTGCCATAACGACATGGTTAAAAACATTGTTAAGTGTGTAGAACGCTGTGACTTGAAAGTTGATCAGTTGATATTTTCAGCCTTGGCTTCTAGTTATGCGGTGTTAACCGAAGATGAAAAAGAATTGGGTGTGTGTGTGGTTGATATTGGCTCAGGGACCATGGATATCGCAGTTTACACCAGTGGCGCGCTGCGCCACACCTCGGTAGTACCGTTTGCAGGAACCTCGGTTACTCGTGACATTGCTACTGTGTTTGGCACACCACTTAACGACGCCGAGGCGGTAAAAGTGCGCTATGGCTGCGCCTTAGGCAGCATGGTAAGCCGAGACGATACCATTGAAGTGCCAAGTGTGGGTGGAAGGCCGTCACGCAGTTTGCAACGACAAACCTTGGCAGAAGTTATCGAGCCACGATATAGCGAACTGTTTGGCATGATTAAAGCCAAGCTCGATGAGCTTACCGAAGACTTGCAAGCGCAGGGGACTAAGTTGCAGCTTGGTGCCGGCGTAGTGTTGACTGGCGGCGCGGCTCAAATAGAAGGCGTGGTTGAATGCGCCGAAAAGATTTTACAGTGTCAGGTTAGGGTTGGCTCTGCCAACAATGTGGCTGGCCTGACAGAATACGTACAAGCGCCAACTTACTCAACAGCAGTAGGTTTGTTGCATTACGGAATGGAAAACCAAAGTGAAAAACCAATTGAAGTAAAGAACATTAGCAGTGTTAGCAATATCGCCAAGCGATTGCACAGTTGGTTTAAGGGTGAATTTTAGTTTTTGCTAAATAGCGAAAATCAAGCGGAGAGAGAACTATGTTTGAGATTATGGATAGTCATACCGATGAAGCGGTAATTAAAGTTGTAGGTGTGGGCGGTGGCGGCGGTAACGCTGTTGAGCACATGGTTGCACAATCAATTGAAGGTGTAGAGTTTATTACCATTAATACCGATGCTCAGGCATTGCGTAATTCTGGTGCAGACAACACCCTGCAAATTGGTGGTGCTATCACTAAAGGATTAGGCGCTGGCGCTAACCCTGAAGTAGGGCGTGAAGCTGCAATGGAAGATCGCGATGCGATTATGAGCCAGCTGCAAGGTGCCGATATGGTATTTATCGCAGCCGGCATGGGCGGTGGTACTGGTACTGGTGCTGCACCAGTAGTTGCAGAAGTAGCAAAAGAATTGGGTGTTCTTACTGTTGCTGTTGTAACTAAACCTTTTGGCTTTGAAGGTAAAAAACGTACTAGCTATGCTCAGCAAGGTATTGAGCAGCTTAGTAAAAACGTTGATTCCTTGATTACAATTCCGAACGACAAACTGTTAAAGGTATTGGGCCGAGGTGTATCTTTACTGGATGCATTTAAAGCAGCAAATAACGTATTGCTTGGTGCTGTACAAGGTATTGCAGAGCTAATCACACGCCCAGGTTTAATCAACGTGGATTTCGCCGATGTTCGTACGGTAATGCGTGAAATGGGTACTGCAATGATGGGTACCGGGATCGCATCTGGTGAAGATCGTGCTGAAGAAGCAGCTGAGCTAGCTATCTCTAGCCCATTACTAGAAGACGTTGATTTAGCTGGCGCTCGCGGTATCTTAGTTAATATCACTGCTGGCTTTGATATGAGCATCGAAGAGTTCGAAACTGTAGGTAATGCGGTTAAAGGTTTTGCCTCTGAGAATGCAACGGTAGTAGTTGGTGCGGTAATCGACCCAGAAATGAGTGATGAATTGCGTGTAACGGTAGTTGCTACTGGTATTGGCGCAGAGCGTCGCCCAGATATTTCTATCGTTAAACCTCAGCAACAAGCAGTAAATGCTGAGCCAGTTGCTCGCACTACGCCTATGGATTCAGCGCCAATGGTTGAAGAGCCTGCAGCAGTTGTGAACGCTGAGCCGCGTAATACCGCAGGGGATGGTGACTATTTAGACATCCCAGCATTTTTGCGTCGCCAAGCAGATTAATCTGTTAGGAAATGGTGAAGTTTTAGACAAAAGTTTGTGATGTGTCTCAAACTTATGTTAAGATGTCCGACCATTCTAGTTTATTGGTCGTAAAGCAGAGGAATTTTTATGCTTAAACAACGGACTCTTGAAAAGTCAGTACAAGCGACAGGGATCGGTTTGCATTCCGGGCACAAGGTCACCATGGTCTTACGTCCTGCTCCTGCAAATACAGGCATCCTGTTTAACCGTACCGATCTTGATCCGGTTGTAACGATCCCTGCAAAAGCAGAGTTAGTGCGTGACACTATGTTATGTACATGCCTTATCGATGATGCGGGTAACCGTATTTCAACGGTAGAGCACTTAATGGCTGCAGTTGCTGCGTTAGGCTTGGATAACTTGATTATTGACGTTGATGCTCCTGAGCTTCCGGTTATGGATGGCAGCTCAAGCCCGTTTGTATTCTTATTACAATCTGCGGGTATCGAAGAGCAGGCAGCGGCTAAGAAATTTATTCGCATTAAACAGCCTATTCGTGTTGAACACGAAGATAAATGGGCTGAGTTATTGCCGGGTAATGACGGTTTTACTATCGATTTCTCAATCGATTTTGACCACCCAGCAATGGAAGGTCGTAATCAATCGATTTCGATGAACTTCTCAGCTGATAGCTTTGTTAAAGATATTAGCCGCGCGCGTACTTTTGGTTTCATGCGTGACATCGAGTATTTGCAATCGAAGAACCTAGCCTTAGGCGGTAGTTTAGAAAATGCAGTAGTGTTAGATGAATATCGAATTCTTAATGAAGATGGCCTTCGTTATGATGATGAATTTGTTAAACACAAGTTGTTAGACGCTGTGGGTGATTTGTACATGGCAGGACTACCCATCCTAGGTCATTTACGCGCTCATAAATCTGGCCACGCACTAAACAATAACCTAGTGCGTGCAATGCTTGAGCAACAACATGCTTGGGAAATTGTTACTTTCGAAGACAAAGCCGAAGCACCAGCTGCATACCGACAACCGGTATTCAGTTTCTAAATAACAATATTGTCGGCGCTGACTAACTCTCTCCGCTCAGCGCCGCTAATTTTTCTAGCTTTTCCCTCAGTTCATCCGGTACGTGTTTCGCTAATTCTGTGATATGTTTGGCTGCTTGGGTGCTTAGCTGGCGTTTTCCAGTGCTTTTTTCCTCAGCTTCTGGTTTAATGTTTTTCAATTCGGGATTTATTTTAAGTTCCAAACTGACAACCCCTGGTATGGCTTTTCGCAACTCACTTAACAGATCGAATCGAAACTGTTTTAAGCGGGTTAACCAAGCCGAACTAGGAGCCTCGATAATAGCGACTCCTTGACGCATATTAACGATACGGCATTGCTGTAGTTTGTAGCGTGCCAAAATTTCACCACCCAGTTGCTGTAACTGAACGCGTTGCTGCAGTGGTTGTTCGATTTTTGCAAACTGTTTCTGATGAAATAGACGCTCTATCGAAATGGGTTGGTGCTGTCGTTTGGACATAAGTTTAATAGTTAGGTATGAAATTAACTTTAGTATACGCCCATAAGGGCGAGACAAGAACTGTTCGTTTAAATCCGCTACGTTTAGCGTGGTTTGCGTTTTTGTTGGTATCACTTATTTGCAGTATTGCCTTATGGGGTGTACAGCAATATCAAAATTTAGCTAAGCAGCAAACTCAGTTGTTATCGCAGCTGGATAGTTTGAAAGCAGAGCCAAAGCTTGAGCAGTTCGAGCAGCAACTGCGTCACCGTTATAGTCAATTGGCGGTTAAAGTGGGCCAAATGCAAGTTGAGATGACTCGCCTTAATGCATTGGGCGCGCGTTTGATTGAAGATACCGAGTTCGCTGCTGAGTTTGATTTTGAGTCAATGCCTCCGATGGGCGGCCCGATGTTAGACATTCAAGATACCAGCCATCAACCAAACAACCTGTTTTTAGACTTATCTTTGCTCGAGCAGCAAGTCGAGGCTAAGAAAAAATCACTTAATTTGCTTGAATCTTGGCAACAAAGTCACCATCTAGTAAATAGTAGTTATATATCAGGTTGGCCAGCGAAAGGGCCGGGCATTTGGATTTCTTCGCCATTTGGTACCCGCATAGATCCTTTTACCAAACGTAAAGCACGCCATAAAGGTGTAGATATCGCGGGCAAAGAGGGGACTAAAATCCGCTCTGTAGGAGCCGGCGTAGTGGTTTGGGCCGGAAGTCGCTTTGGTTACGGTAACTTAGTTGAAATTGAGCATGGTAACGGGATGGTAACACGTTACGCGCATGCTAAAGCTGTATTAGTAAAAGAGGGTGATGTAGTAAGTAAAGGGGATGAGATTGCCTTAATGGGCAGCACTGGGCGTTCAACCGGGTCTCACGTACATTTTGAAGTGCTTAAAAATGGTCGTCCACTAAATCCCAGTAAGTTTATTTACCGCAAAGCCAGTGCCTAGAAAATTGGATTTCGTCTTAGCAAAAGTAGTTTTTCATGATTAGTAAATTAGTAACAAAAATCGTTGGTACTCGAAATGACCGTACCATCAAAAAAATGCGCAAAGTAGTGAATACTATTAATGCGCTAGAGCCTGAATACGAAAAGTTGTCTGCTGAAGAAATTAAAGCTAAGGCGGGCGAATTTAGGGAGCGCTTGGAAAAAGGCGAAACGCTTGAAGCGATTCTTCCAGAAGCTTTTGCTGTGGTGCGCGAAGCATCAAAGCGAGTATTTGAAATGCGCCATTTTGATGTGCAAATGTTGGGCGGCATGGTGCTCAATGACAACAAAATTGCTGAAATGCGCACCGGTGAAGGTAAAACGCTTACCGCTACATTGCCTGCTTACCTAAACGGTGTAACTGGTAAAGGCGTTCACGTGATTACCGTGAATGACTACCTTGCACAGCGTGATGCTGATTGGAACCGTCCTTTATTTGAATACTTAGGTTTAAGTGTTGCAGTAAATATTTCTGGTATGGATCATGAGGCAAAAAATGCCGCTTATGCAGCCGACATTACTTATGGCACAAATAACGAGTTTGGCTTCGATTACTTACGCGACAACATGGCGTTTGCGCCAGAGCAACGCGTACAGCGCCCGCTAAATTACGCAGTAGTGGATGAAGTGGATTCGATTTTAATTGATGAAGCGCGAACTCCTCTAATTATTTCTGGTCCTGCAGAAGATAGCTCTGAGCTTTATAAACAGATTAACGATGTTATTCCGCTGTTGGTTCGCCAAGAGGAAGAGGACACCGAAGAGCAGATAGGTGATGGTCACTTCACCCTAGATGAGAAAAACAAACAGGTTCATTTAACAGAAAACGGTCAGATTTTTGTTGAAGAAACCTTGCAACAGCGCGGTATGTTGGAAGAAGGTGATTCACTTTATAACGCTGCTAACATTAGCTTGCTGCATCACGTTAATGCAGGATTGCGAGCGCATACTTTGTTCGAGCGCAATGTTGATTACATTGTTAGTGAAACCAATGAGATTGTTATCGTTGATGAGCACACCGGCCGTACTATGCCAGGGCGTCGTTGGTCTGAAGGCTTACACCAAGCTGTAGAAGCTAAAGAAGGTGTGCCAATTCAAAACGAAAACCAAACGCTGGCGTCTATTACCTTCCAGAACTACTTCCGCTTATACGACAAGCTTTCAGGCATGACTGGTACTGCGGATACCGAAGCTTTTGAATTCCAATCAATTTATGGTTTAGACACAGTAGTTGTTCCAACTAACAAGCCAATGGTACGTGATGACCAAGGCGATTTGGTTTACCTGACTGCGGAAGAAAAATACCAAGCGATTATTAACGATATTCGCGAGTGTGTGAAAGCAGAGCGTCCAGTGCTAGTGGGTACTGTGTCGATTGAAAACTCAGAGCTGCTATCCAACATTCTAAAGAAAGAGAAAATTAAGCATAACGTGCTTAATGCTAAGTTCCACGAAAAGGAAGCCGACATTGTTGCAGAAGCCGGCGTAGCTGGCGCAGTGACCATTGCAACCAACATGGCGGGACGTGGTACCGATATTGTGTTGGGTGGTAACTTACAGGTTGAAATTAATGCTCTAGGCGAAAACCCAACAGAGCAGCAATTAGCTGAAGTTAAGCAAAAATGGCAA
Coding sequences within it:
- the ftsA gene encoding cell division protein FtsA; the encoded protein is MTKVTDRKLIVGLDIGSAKITALIGEILPSNEMSIIGVGSHPAKGMDKGGVNDLDSVVKTVQRALQEAELMADCKISSVYLGVSGRHIRCLNEKGMVPISDEEVTQDDVDNAIHTAKSVKLPDEHRILHVLPQEFAIDFQEGIKNPIGLSGVRMEAKVHLIACHNDMVKNIVKCVERCDLKVDQLIFSALASSYAVLTEDEKELGVCVVDIGSGTMDIAVYTSGALRHTSVVPFAGTSVTRDIATVFGTPLNDAEAVKVRYGCALGSMVSRDDTIEVPSVGGRPSRSLQRQTLAEVIEPRYSELFGMIKAKLDELTEDLQAQGTKLQLGAGVVLTGGAAQIEGVVECAEKILQCQVRVGSANNVAGLTEYVQAPTYSTAVGLLHYGMENQSEKPIEVKNISSVSNIAKRLHSWFKGEF
- the ftsZ gene encoding cell division protein FtsZ, translated to MFEIMDSHTDEAVIKVVGVGGGGGNAVEHMVAQSIEGVEFITINTDAQALRNSGADNTLQIGGAITKGLGAGANPEVGREAAMEDRDAIMSQLQGADMVFIAAGMGGGTGTGAAPVVAEVAKELGVLTVAVVTKPFGFEGKKRTSYAQQGIEQLSKNVDSLITIPNDKLLKVLGRGVSLLDAFKAANNVLLGAVQGIAELITRPGLINVDFADVRTVMREMGTAMMGTGIASGEDRAEEAAELAISSPLLEDVDLAGARGILVNITAGFDMSIEEFETVGNAVKGFASENATVVVGAVIDPEMSDELRVTVVATGIGAERRPDISIVKPQQQAVNAEPVARTTPMDSAPMVEEPAAVVNAEPRNTAGDGDYLDIPAFLRRQAD
- the lpxC gene encoding UDP-3-O-acyl-N-acetylglucosamine deacetylase yields the protein MLKQRTLEKSVQATGIGLHSGHKVTMVLRPAPANTGILFNRTDLDPVVTIPAKAELVRDTMLCTCLIDDAGNRISTVEHLMAAVAALGLDNLIIDVDAPELPVMDGSSSPFVFLLQSAGIEEQAAAKKFIRIKQPIRVEHEDKWAELLPGNDGFTIDFSIDFDHPAMEGRNQSISMNFSADSFVKDISRARTFGFMRDIEYLQSKNLALGGSLENAVVLDEYRILNEDGLRYDDEFVKHKLLDAVGDLYMAGLPILGHLRAHKSGHALNNNLVRAMLEQQHAWEIVTFEDKAEAPAAYRQPVFSF
- a CDS encoding DUF721 domain-containing protein, whose protein sequence is MSKRQHQPISIERLFHQKQFAKIEQPLQQRVQLQQLGGEILARYKLQQCRIVNMRQGVAIIEAPSSAWLTRLKQFRFDLLSELRKAIPGVVSLELKINPELKNIKPEAEEKSTGKRQLSTQAAKHITELAKHVPDELREKLEKLAALSGES
- a CDS encoding M23 family metallopeptidase; this encodes MKLTLVYAHKGETRTVRLNPLRLAWFAFLLVSLICSIALWGVQQYQNLAKQQTQLLSQLDSLKAEPKLEQFEQQLRHRYSQLAVKVGQMQVEMTRLNALGARLIEDTEFAAEFDFESMPPMGGPMLDIQDTSHQPNNLFLDLSLLEQQVEAKKKSLNLLESWQQSHHLVNSSYISGWPAKGPGIWISSPFGTRIDPFTKRKARHKGVDIAGKEGTKIRSVGAGVVVWAGSRFGYGNLVEIEHGNGMVTRYAHAKAVLVKEGDVVSKGDEIALMGSTGRSTGSHVHFEVLKNGRPLNPSKFIYRKASA
- the secA gene encoding preprotein translocase subunit SecA; protein product: MISKLVTKIVGTRNDRTIKKMRKVVNTINALEPEYEKLSAEEIKAKAGEFRERLEKGETLEAILPEAFAVVREASKRVFEMRHFDVQMLGGMVLNDNKIAEMRTGEGKTLTATLPAYLNGVTGKGVHVITVNDYLAQRDADWNRPLFEYLGLSVAVNISGMDHEAKNAAYAADITYGTNNEFGFDYLRDNMAFAPEQRVQRPLNYAVVDEVDSILIDEARTPLIISGPAEDSSELYKQINDVIPLLVRQEEEDTEEQIGDGHFTLDEKNKQVHLTENGQIFVEETLQQRGMLEEGDSLYNAANISLLHHVNAGLRAHTLFERNVDYIVSETNEIVIVDEHTGRTMPGRRWSEGLHQAVEAKEGVPIQNENQTLASITFQNYFRLYDKLSGMTGTADTEAFEFQSIYGLDTVVVPTNKPMVRDDQGDLVYLTAEEKYQAIINDIRECVKAERPVLVGTVSIENSELLSNILKKEKIKHNVLNAKFHEKEADIVAEAGVAGAVTIATNMAGRGTDIVLGGNLQVEINALGENPTEQQLAEVKQKWQQRHDAVLAAGGLHIIGTERHESRRIDNQLRGRAGRQGDAGSTRFYLSMEDSLMRIFASDRVTGMMKKLGMEEGEAIEHPWVTRAIENAQRKVEGRNFDVRKSLLEFDDVANDQRKVVYEQRNDLMDSDSISETIEVIREDVYSSVIDEYIPPQSLEEMWQVSELEQRLKSDFGLNLPIQQWLDEDDKLHEDKLREKIIEAAVADYQEKIDKVGADAIKQFEKSVMLQTLDQLWKEHLAAMDHLRQGIHLRGYAQKNPKQEYKRESYELFTQMLEALKLDVVSILSRVQVQAPEEVEAMEAKRREAEQRAMQFRQQQAAQQADEQASEAGKTVIREGQKVGRNDPCPCGSGKKYKQCHGKLS